In a genomic window of Magnolia sinica isolate HGM2019 chromosome 14, MsV1, whole genome shotgun sequence:
- the LOC131226084 gene encoding exocyst complex component SEC15B, whose protein sequence is MQQSSKNRRKVAPVTSDTPDSSDKQDHHHLSSAICNGEDLGPFVRKAFASGHPETLLHNLRHFSRSKESEIEDLCRAHYQDFILAVDDLRSLLSDVDSLKSSLSHSNSLLQSVAGPLLSSLDAFIEARSIARNATLALDAVRFCARLTELCSRANAHLTSGQFYLALKCVDAIERDADKTPSSALRRMLEKQVPAIRAHVERQTSKEFGDWLVQIRVVSRNLGQLAIGQASSARQREEELRIKQRQAEEQSRLSLRDCVYTLHADDDDDEDEDAAGDDDKDKYGRLGFDLTPLYRAYHIHQTLGLQDRFKQYYFENRKLQLTSDFQVSSMTPFLESHQTFFAQIAGFFIVEDRILRTGGSLISKIEVENLWETAVSKMCSVLEDQFSRMQTANHLLLIKDYVSLLGVTLRRYGYPVDALLDVLSKHRDKYHELLLSDCRKQIAEVVAADKFEQMLMKKEYEYSMNVLSFQIQTSDIVPAFPYVASFSSTVPDCCRIVRSFIEDSVSFMSYGGQLDFYDVVKKYLDRLLGEVLDGALLKLIGSSVHGVSQAMQVAANMTVLERACDFFFKHAAQLSGIPLRMAERGRRQFPLKNARDVAEEHLAALLQAKVDEFMVLTESVNWMADEPLQNGNEYANEVIIYLETLVSTAQQILPVQLLKRVLHSILSHISEKIVGIFLGDSVKRFNGNAVMGFDVDLRLLESFAENQSHLFADSEADANQLKQAFAEARQLINLLMSNHPENFLNPVIREKSYNALDYRKLVVISEKFRDSSDRLFGSFGGRGLKQNPKKKSLDALIKRLKDVS, encoded by the coding sequence ATGCAGCAGTCCTCAAAAAATCGCCGAAAAGTCGCCCCCGTCACCTCTGACACCCCCGATTCCTCGGACAAGCAAGACCACCACCACCTCTCCTCGGCTATCTGCAACGGCGAGGACCTCGGACCCTTCGTACGGAAAGCCTTCGCCTCCGGCCACCCTGAGACCCTCCTCCACAACCTCCGCCACTTCTCCCGCTCCAAGGAATCCGAGATCGAAGATCTCTGCCGGGCCCATTACCAGGACTTCATCCTAGCCGTCGATGATCTCCGATCCCTCCTCTCCGACGTTGACTCCCTCAAATCGTCCCTCTCACACTCCAATTCCCTTCTTCAGTCCGTCGCCGGTCCTCTCCTTTCTTCCCTCGACGCCTTCATCGAGGCTCGCAGCATCGCCCGCAATGCTACCCTTGCTTTAGATGCCGTCCGATTCTGCGCTCGCCTCACCGAGCTTTGCTCTCGCGCCAACGCTCACCTCACGTCGGGCCAGTTCTATCTCGCTCTGAAGTGCGTCGATGCAATCGAGCGCGATGCTGACAAGACGCCGTCTTCAGCGCTGCGGCGGATGCTCGAGAAGCAGGTCCCGGCGATCCGGGCCCACGTCGAGCGGCAGACGAGTAAAGAGTTCGGCGATTGGCTGGTCCAGATCCGCGTCGTGAGCCGCAACCTCGGGCAATTGGCGATCGGGCAGGCGTCATCGGCTCGCCAGCGGGAGGAGGAGCTCCGGATCAAGCAGAGGCAAGCGGAAGAGCAGAGCCGTCTCAGCCTCCGCGACTGCGTTTACACCTTGCAcgcggatgatgatgatgatgaggacgaGGATGCGGCTGGCGATGATGATAAGGATAAGTACGGACGGCTGGGATTCGATCTGACGCCTCTCTACCGGGCCTACCACATCCATCAAACTCTAGGCCTCCAGGACCGGTTCAAGCAGTACTACTTTGAGAACCGGAAGCTGCAACTGACGTCGGATTTCCAGGTATCTTCCATGACACCATTCCTCGAATCGCACCAGACGTTTTTCGCTCAAATCGCTGGATTTTTCATCGTCGAGGACCGGATTCTGCGGACTGGCGGTAGTTTGATCTCGAAGATTGAGGTTGAGAACCTGTGGGAGACTGCTGTGAGCAAGATGTGTTCTGTCCTAGAAGATCAGTTCTCGAGGATGCAGACAGCGAATCATTTGCTGTTGATCAAGGACTATGTAAGCCTGCTCGGTGTCACGCTGCGGCGGTATGGGTACCCTGTCGATGCTTTGCTGGATGTGCTGAGCAAGCACCGGGACAAGTACCATGAGCTTCTGCTGTCAGATTGCCGGAAGCAGATTGCGGAAGTGGTTGCGGCTGATAAGTTTGAGCAGATGCTAATGAAGAAGGAATACGAGTATTCAATGAACGTGCTGTCGTTCCAGATACAGACGTCTGATATCGTGCCAGCATTCCCTTATGTAGCCTCATTCTCATCTACAGTCCCGGATTGCTGCCGGATTGTGCGGTCGTTTATCGAGGATTCTGTTAGTTTCATGTCATATGGGGGGCAGTTAGATTTCTATGATGTCGTGAAGAAGTACTTGGACCGGCTATTAGGGGAAGTCTTGGATGGTGCTCTGTTGAAGCTTATTGGATCATCTGTACACGGTGTGTCCCAAGCGATGCAGGTGGCGGCAAATATGACGGTTTTAGAGCGGGCCTGTGATTTCTTCTTCAAGCATGCTGCGCAGCTGTCAGGGATTCCTTTGCGGATGGCAGAGCGGGGCAGGCGGCAGTTTCCGCTAAAGAATGCCCGCGATGTAGCTGAGGAGCACCTCGCTGCACTGCTCCAGGCAAAGGTCGATGAGTTCATGGTGCTGACGGAGAGTGTGAATTGGATGGCTGACGAACCCCTGCAGAATGGGAATGAATATGCGAATGAGGTGATCATCtatttggagacattggtttcgACTGCGCAGCAGATATTGCCAGTTCAATTGCTCAAGCGGGTTCTACACAGCATCCTCTCTCATATATCAGAGAAGATCGTGGGAATCTTTCTTGGGGATTCTGTTAAGAGGTTTAATGGGAATGCCGTTATGGGGTTCGATGTTGATCTACGGCTGCTTGAATCGTTCGCGGAAAACCAATCTCATCTGTTTGCGGATTCAGAAGCTGATGCAAACCAGTTGAAGCAGGCATTTGCAGAGGCAAGGCAATTGATCAACCTGCTTATGAGCAATCATCCAGAGAATTTCCTCAATCCAGTGATTAGGGAAAAGAGTTACAATGCTTTGGATTATAGGAAGTTGGTGGTGATTTCTGAGAAGTTCCGGGATTCTTCAGATAGGCTGTTTGGGAGCTTTGGGGGAAGGGGGTTGAAGCAGAATCCAAAGAAGAAATCTCTAGATGCTTTGATAAAGAGACTCAAGGATGTGAGCTGA